The DNA segment CAAAGTGAAGAGGAGAAAGTTGGAAGCAAAAGGTCAGACGGAAGCAAATGTTGAAGAAATGGGTCAGATGGTGCCAAATGTTGATGAAGGTGCTCCAGAATTTGAACAAGGCCCTGATGATGTAGACTTGTAAGTCAACAAGATCTAAATTGTTGTTTGGTTTTACGGAAAGTAAGAAATTTTAAGTGGTTCTTCTAAGTTTTTCCTCGTATACATGCAGCTCAACTGTAAAAATTCGTAGAGAGAAAGTCGAATACAGCAGGGAAGAGGAAGAGAAACTCAAGGTTGAATTATTTCACATTTTGATTGATTGGTGTCCGAATTTTCAGTTTCGGAGAACTAGCTAGGTTATGTAACGAGTAGCTGATAACATTTTGCTAACACTTAATACACACACCCAACAGTGTAGTCCTTATAAGCTGCTCCATCCCCGAAAACAAACCCAAAAGCAGTGAGGTTTTAGCTACAGGAACTTGAAGATTCTTATAATAAGTATCTAGCTGAATACATGATCAATCTACTGACTTATGCTTCTTCATTGCAGCGCTTGCAAGAGCAATCAAAAGAAAACCCAGGATCTCATCCTTTTGACGAGGTAATCATCTTTTATTTTAGAGGAAGCTGTGCAATTGAT comes from the Papaver somniferum cultivar HN1 unplaced genomic scaffold, ASM357369v1 unplaced-scaffold_81, whole genome shotgun sequence genome and includes:
- the LOC113345536 gene encoding uncharacterized protein LOC113345536, coding for MGQMVPNVDEGAPEFEQGPDDVDFSTVKIRREKVEYSREEEEKLKRLQEQSKENPGSHPFDEVIVEENQQIIAEFCKKEIWFFPQMRLGMNLMNQEHLHLSPKKIWKN